In Bacillus sp. S3, the sequence TCCACCTGTGATCAATAGTGATTCGGTTACCCGTGCCCTTGAAGAGTGTGCAATCGAACTTTTTGGTTCTGATAAGGTGATTCAATTAAAGGAACCTTCCATGGGAGCCGATGATTTTGGCGCTTTTGCTGAAAAGGTACCGAGCACGTATTTTCGATTAGGAACAGCGCAGGACCATAAGCCTAATTACGATCTGCATCACCCCCAATTTGAATTTCATGAATCGATTATTCCTCTGGGAGTCGAATTATTTACATTTGCTGTGTTAAGCAGATTACAAAATGGAGTGGAAAAATAATGTTATCAAAAAAACAGGTCTTAGAGATTGTTGAAAAAGAAAAAGTGGAATTTATTCGTGTTGAATTTCTCGACTATGCAGGTGTCACCCGCGGTAGAACGATTCGGCCCGCCCAATTAATGAATGCGATGGAAAAAGGGATTAATTTTAGTACTGCGATAATGAGTTTCGATGTATTTGATGAATATATTCCGAACCCTGCCTACGGCCCTAATGATGGAGACTTTTTTGCTGTTCCAGATCCGAGTACATTTGCTATCCTTCCTTATCGAAAAAATACCGCGCGGATGATTTGTGATTTGGTGGATATTAACGGGGATCCATGGCCAGGATGCCCACGAAGTGCATTTAAGCGGCTGTTAAATGAAGTGGAATCCATTCTCGGCGGAAAAATGAATATGGCGTTTGAGCAGGAAGCCTATTTATTAAAAGAAATCGATGGACAGCTTGTTCCTGCCGATAACAGCCATTGCTTTTCTACAGAAGGGGCTGATATTCAGGAAGATTTTATTCAAGAATTTGTTCACTCATTGGAAGCCATGGGGGTAGAAACAGAACAGTTATCAAGTGAATTTGGCCCTGGGCAGCTAGAAATCAACTTAAAGTATACGAATGCTTTAAAAGCTGCAGATGATCAAGTGACATTTATGCACTTATTCAAACAAATTGCTCGTGATAAAGGAATGGTGGGAACCCTCATGCCGAAGCCTTTCCAACATTTAGCCGGAAGTGGACTACATGTCCATATCAGCTTATATGATGAAACGGGGGAAAATCTTTTCGAGGATACAACGGATCACCGTGGACTGGATATGTCGGAAAAGGCCTATCATTTCATTGGGGGCTTGTTAAAGCATGGATCATCGCTTGTTGCTATTGGTGCGCCAAGTGTCAATTCATATAAAAGAATGCAGCCGGGATCATGGGCGCCCGCACATATTTGTTATGGATCAGGTAATCGTTCCGTTTTAGTCCGCATACCTGAGAAAAGAAGGGCGAGGCGGTTCGAATACAGAGGAGCAGATGGAACATCCAATCCATATCTTCTAGCGGCTTGTATTGTTGCAGCAGGACTACGTGGGATTCAAAATAATATTGACCCCGGTGAGCCAATTGAATTTGATGTAAGCGCAGCAAGTGAGTTTCAATTAAAGGAACGAGGGATCAGCTGGGTACCACGAAGCTTAAAGGAAGCGATTGATTGTTTGGCAGAAGATTCTGTACTGGCCCAAACCATCGGCAGATCCATTTGGGAAGAATTTATTAAAATAAAAAGAACGGAATGGGATAAATATTCACGCTATGTAAGTGATTGGGAACGGAATATTTTCTCTGCGAGATTCTAAGTATGCTAGTTTAGCAGCAAGGAGAAGAACAAATGAAAATCCACTTTATTCAAAATGACGAATTGGCCACCCCGGGGTTTATAGAGGAATGGGTAAATGGGAAAAAGTATTCATTATCTCGTACTCGGATGTATGATGGTGAGGCTTTTCCTTCTATGGACCAGTTTGATTTGTTGATTATCTTAGGCGGCAGGATGGGAGCTTACGAGGAATCTATATTTCCTTGGTTAATTCAGGAAAAACAATTTATTCGTGAGGCCATTGATCAGGGAAAATGGATATTGGGCATTTGTCTTGGTTCACAATTACTGGCCGATGTCTTGGGGGGAAAGGTTTATCCTCATACTCACCAGGAAATTGGCTGGTGGCCAGTAGAAAAAACAGAGGAAGCGGGAAATTCCAAGCTTTTTACAGGAGTACCTCAATCTCTCATTGCATTTCAGTTTCATGGTGATACCTTTGACCTACCAGTAGGCGCCATTCGTTTGGCATCAAATAGCGGCTGTACAAACCAGGCTTTTTCTTACGGGGACCGGGTTTTAGGGCTGCAATTTCATCCTGAATTCACAGGAGAGATGATTGACGGTTTGGAGCATATGTTTGGCAGCCAAATTCGTGAAGGAGAATTTATTGAGAAACCCCAACAATGGGTAAATCAAAATCAACACTTAAATGGGGCAAAATCGATGTTATTTACCATTCTGAATAACTTTGAAGCAAACATTTCCAAAAAGAAATGATTGAATAAATGTATTAGGCTGTTACAATCTAGAACTAAAGATTGAACCGTAGAAAATAAATAAAAACGTAATGATGCCAGTACTAGTAAACTGGAACCATTACGTTTTTTTATTTATCGGTAAAACCAGTTATGGGGATCCTCATTTTGAAAGGCCTTGTTCGGTTTTTGGAACCAGTGGAATTCGGTTGTAGATACTAATTATGATCCGACCAAGTGGTTCAAATACCGAACTGAATTTATATACAAGCATACTGGTCAACAGTGCTACAATCATGCTTCCTAGCACATCAAAAGGATAATGGTGCCCAACATAAATACGGGAGATCCCTGTTAGTATTGCAAATAATAGCATTCCAAAACCAATTTTACGATGACGCATTACTACCGCAAGTGCTAGTGAAAATGCACCTGTTGTATGATCACTTGGAAATGAAGAATCCTTTGCATGTTGAATCAATAGGTTAACATGATGTGTCACAAATGGACGAGGTTCATCATAGATATGTCCCAAGATATAGTTAATGAATAAAGCGATTGCACCAGTTATAGCAGCATACACAACAGCGTATTTATATTTTTCTTTACCAAAAATCCACATAAGAAGGAGAACGACTGTATAAACAATCAATGCATCTTTGGTAACGAAAGCCATTAATCCGTCTAAAAAAGGATGATGGCCAGCATTTTGATTGATAGCGTGAAATAATTTGTAATTCATTAAAAACCCTCCTTGAGGTTAATAAAATGCTTAAATCATTAATGACAACATTCGCTATTATCACTAAATCATTTGAAATTTTTAGGTCTCGTTTCGTATTCTGAAATGAGACTTTTTTTACTCAACTAACAGCCATCCCTTCTATTCAATTTCTTTCGATTTAAATGGGCATTTTAACTATATAAAATAAACTTGTCTTTTCCCCTTAATAAACCATTAATATTTCATTAAAATGAAAAAATGGGTATTTTCAGCATAAGGTTAGGTTATTTAGAAAATGCTACATAAATGGAATGATTCGTTAACGTCAGGGGGACTACCTTGTTCCATCAGATCGTAAAAGCTGTACCTAATTTATTTACAATTGGAAATTTTTTGTGCGGAGTTCTATCCATAACCTTTAATATGAGTGGATTTATAGAAGTAGCGTCCATTTTAATCTTCTTTTCCGCTGTTTTTGACCTTCTTGATGGAAGGGTTGCAAGAACATTAAAAGTGAACAGTGAGTTCGGTGTTGTATTGGATTCCTTAGCGGATATTGTGAGTTTCGGAGTAGCTCCAGCGCTTCTATTTCATTCTATAGCAGCACCATCAATCTTAACTTCTTTAGCATTTATCATTTTTCCAACGATGGGAGCATTAAGATTAGCTAGGTTTAGTGTTAAGCCGACCATTGGGTATTTTAAAGGATTACCCATACCAGCGGCTGGATTGCCATTGGCTGGAATGGGGTTCTTTTCATATAGCAATGCATGGATTACCCTCATCCTAGCGATTTTAATGGTAAGTCCAATTAGGGTTAAAAAATTTTAATTTAATTCTGGTACTAAAGCTAGTCCCCTTTTTCGAAAAGGGAATAGCTTTTTTATTTTGTTCCTAAACTTTTTGTTCATTTCATAAAAGATCAAAATGTAGGAATAGGGGAAATGAATTGATTTATCGTGGTCCATTAAATTAACAGGATGTCCTGCTGCTAATTCTAAAAGAGCGGTTTAGTTCAGGTGGTAATATTTCATTCAATTAGAATATGTATAAAAAGTCTAACAATAAAATATCAATAAAAACATTATACAAATTAATAAAAATTTATTGTAAATCGATAAATAATATATTAAAATCAAAACAGAATAATTTAGTGAGGTGCTTTTTATGGAACAAGTAAGGACATTGTTTTTAAAAATAGCTGTTATTTTTTTGGGAGTCCCAGTTCTTGCTCTGTGCATCTTTTTGGTGCCAGAGATGGCGGAACTTGCAGCAAAATTGCTTCCAGAGTTTGCTTTAATAAAATATCTCGTTTTCATCGTTTTTGATGCATCGGCGATACCTTATTACTTTGCTTTGTATCAGGCCTTCAAACTCTTACGTTATATTGACAAAAATAAAGCTTTCTCCGATTTATCTGTAAGTGCTTTAAAGAAAATCAAATACTGTGCCATCACAATCAGTATTTTGCATGTGCTAGTTTGGCCGCTCTTCTATATCTTTGCTGAAGTAGACGACGCACCAGGAGTTATCTTTGTCGGATTGGTGGTTCCTTTTGCTTCGATGGTGATCGCAGTCTTTGCGGCTGTTCTCCAAAAACTTTTACAAGAAGCAATTGATATCAAATCGGAAAATGATCTAACGGTCTGAGGTGAATAACAATGGCAATTATAATCAATATTGATGTGATGTTAGCAAAAAGGAAAATGAGCGTAACAGAACTATCGGAGAAGGTTGGAATAACAATGGCGAACCTTTCTATTTTAAAAAATGGAAAGGCAAAAGCGATTCGATTATCCACTTTAGAGGCAATTTGTAAGGCTTTAGAATGTCAGCCTGGAGATATTTTAGAATACAAAAGTGACGAAGACAGTTAAACATTGTGGAGGAAACTTAATATAGCAATTATTAGCGGAGGTATAACTATGGACAGTAACAATTATATTATTGAAAATATGGCCAATCCTCATGAGCTGGAGAAAATGTATAGAAAAGACCCGAAAACTTTTAAAAAATCATTCTCACACGCATGGGAACAAAATCCTGATTCTCAGGTTCTTGACGTTTGGTATGAAAGATTGCATTTCAAGGAGAAGGCACATACAGAAAAATCTTCCTTCTTTCAAAAAGGATTCTTATTCATGGGCATTTTATCCATTCTGGCCGGGATAAGCATCAGGATCATTTTCCATTTTGTCGAACAGGAGGCAATTGCTCCAATTAACCTGGCCTTTGGTATAATTCCCTTTATTGCCGCCTATTTTGTTTACTATAATACGCCGAAAAAAAGTGTTGTTTTTTCCCTTGCAGCGTTGTTCCTAATTTCCGGGTTTTTTCTTAATATGCTGCCATTAAATAATAAAGATAGTATTACCCTTGCTTATTTACACCTTCCCATATTCTTATGGGTATTGGTAGGGCTTGCATTTACAGGAAATGAATATGCAAAAGGCAGTTCAAGATTAGCCTATATTAAATTTAATTTGGAATTTTGTATTCTCTACGCCAGTATGGCAGTTAGCGGAATGGTGCTAGCCGCATTAACTATGCAGTTATTTAGCTTTGTTGGCTTGGATATAGAAGACTTCTATTTTAGTAATGTCGTTTTATTTGGTGCTGCCGCTCTTGCTATTGTGGCCGCATACCTGGTATCAATGAATCTTAAACTTGCTAAGAATATTACACCATATATAGCTAAAATTTTTAGTCCTCTTGTCTTGGTCACATTGTTGGTCTATCTTATAACGGTTATATGGGTCGGAAAAAATCCATTCTTAGACCGAAATTTCCTGATAGCCTTCAACGGAATACTTCTTGGTGTCTTGGCCGTTACTATATTTTCTATTACTGAAAGCGATTCAGACGAGAAAAAGAACATTTCAGATTATATAAATTTTGCCTTAATTGTTCTTGCGCTTATCTTTGACAGTGTGGCTTTGTCAGCCATCGTTTTCAGACTTTCTTCTTATGGGATTACGCCTAATAGACTTGCTGTTTTAGGAGTAAACATCCTTATCTGTGCAAATCTAATTTGGATTATGATTTCCTATATTCGTTTTCTACAAAACAAATCCGGGCTATCAGCGATCCAAGATGCCGTTACTAAGTATTTGCCGGTTTACGGACTTTGGGCAGCTTTCGTTACATTTATTTTTCCTATCATTTTTAATTAGAAAGGCTCTGTTAATGGAACGAACGGATAATCTTCTATAACGAATAAAATCCTTAGAGCCGAAATTATACAGCTTTTAAACACACAAGAAGTCAAATCTTGCATGGAGATTACGTGAATCGGCTTAGTGGAGCAATAAGATATATAGATGAATTACTGAAGGAATAAAAGGTCAATAAATTTTTGAAGAAAAAGGTTTTATCAAATATTTACAGAATGTAATACTAATGAAGAAAAATTTATGTAGGAGGCGTTAATTATGGCTGCAACTCAGGCAATTCTGCAATGGACTTTCATCTCCGAATGTCCGATTCCAAATGATGTGAATGAATTATTAGTGGATGGTGAAGTAGCAATGGCTGCTTACAAAACCATTCGTGATAGTGCGATTTTCACTAATAAGAGATTAATCGTAAGAGATGCTCAAGGTTTAACAGGGAAAAAGGTTGAGATTTATTCATTGCCCTATTCATCCATCAATATGTGGTCAACGGAGAATGCGGGGAGTTTCTTTGATGTAAATGCAGAGGTTGAATTATGGACCAGGGCAGGCCACATTAAGGTAAATCTTAAAAAGGGTGTTGATATTCGTAAGTTTGATAAATTAATTGCTAATGCACTCCTTTAATTTGGTGTTTCTCTTTCTTGTTTGCGAACGTACGTTTTGTGTTATAAAATATGTTTAAGGTAATAATAGTTGGTGGTTATTGCCACATGGAACATGCAAAGGATTGTAAAAAAAATTAGAACTAAGGAGCTGTTAAAAGATGTCAATTAGTTTGAACCCGTATTTGATTTTTAACGGTAATACGAGAGAAGCAGTCCATTTTTACGAGAAAGCGCTTGGCGGGAAAGTGATGGATATCACGACTTTCGGAGATATGCCGGAGGACCCGAATTATCCATTAACGGATGACATGAAGAATCGTGTGATGCACGCACACTTGAAAGTCGGAGAAGCAGATCTCATGTTCAGCGATACATATGAAGGCATGCCTTATCAGCCAGGTAATACGATTCAGATGGCCATCCATCCAAAAGAAGAGGCCAGGGCCAGAGAAATCTTCACCGCTTTGGAAGACGGCGGACAAGTCATTATGCCACTCCAGAAGACGGATTGGAGTCCATTGTATGGGCAAGTAAAGGACAAATTCGGTGTTACTTTCCAAGTGAACGTCCCAGCAGAGCAACCGTAGTATTAGCAAAAAGACTTCTGTTCCACCAACAAACAAAGCCTCCTGTTCTCGAATGGACCGGGGGCTTTCTCCGTTCGTTTATCATTCATGATTGTTCTTTCATCTAGTGATTTTCTTGAAATTCATGTAGGAATTTTAAAAGAAACACCGAATTATTTATTACTCAAGGATTCTTCTATAATTAGTCTTTTTCAAATAACGATTTCGAGGGGAGAACAAAGCCAATTGAAACCAGAAAATAGCATTCAGTATTACTGCTGTACAGAAGTTGAGGATCGGTTTATCTACCAAGCCTTCCATACTGGGTTTTCCGATTATATTATTAAAATGGATATTTCTGAGGATGTATTCCTCGCAAGGTTCTTTGGTCCGGAAGGGAATAGGAGAGAGAACTCCTTTATTGCCTTTGATCAGGATGAACCTGTTGGTGTTATTCTAGGTGGGCTGAAGATTTATGAAGGTTTCCAGACGATGAGATGCGGAACGTTGGCGGTTCATCCAGCATATAGAGGCAAGGGAATCAGTCAAAGATTGTTTGAACTTCACAAAGAAGAGGCAGTGAAACACGGCTGTAAGCAGTTATTTCTAGAAGTGATTGTCGGCAATGATCGGGCGGTCCGATTTTATGAAAAACTAGGATATGAGAAGATCTATGATATTGTCTATTATACTCTTGCAGATGTATCAAACTTTGAAAAACTTCGCTCAGAGTTCTCGATTAATCGAATCGATTTTGAAGAGTTCAAGCAAGCAGCGGAAAACTGGGACTATCATATTAATTGGCAGAATGATCTCGACTTTATTGAAAAAACAAATAATACCTATTTTTATCATGCTATGATGCAAGACCGTCTGGCAGGATGTTTAGCCATTTCAGCAGCCGGAACGATACATTTTTTAATGGTTGATAAGAAGGAAAGAGGGAAGGGAGCAGGTACACAGCTTTTGCAAACAGCCGCTCTAGACCTCCATCTCACAAGAATGTCGGCAGGTTTTCCTAATAACAGTCTGCTTGAAGGATTTTTAAAGAAAAAAGGGTTTAAAAAAGGGGAACTGAAACAATTTGAAATGTACTTACTCCTTTAAACATAAAGGAAGAATGCTGGTTGATTTGGAAAGGTGTGAAACTTAGATGGACCAAAAATACATAGAACTAAATTCGAAAACGATTGATAAGTGGGTGGAGGAAGGTTGGGTATGGGGACAGCCGATAAGTCATGAGATTTTTGAAAAAGCGAAAAATCATGATTGGTTTGTGGTTCTAACTCCGACCAAGCCTGTTCCAAAGGAATGGTTTGGCGATATCAAAGGTGCCGAAATCCTTGGCTTAGCTTCCGGCGGTGGTCAGCAAATGCCAATCTTTTCGGCATTAGGGGCAAACTGTACGGTTTTAGATTATTCAGAAAAGCAATTGGAAAGTGAAAGGGAAGTAGCAAAACGAGAGAATTATGAAATCAACACAGTCAGGGCCGATATGACCAAGCCGTTACCATTCGAGGATGAATCGTTCGACTTGATTTTCCATCCTGTCTCCAATTGTTATGTGGAGGATGTTGTGCCGATTTGGAAAGAATGTTACCGGGTGTTGAAAAAAGGCGGAATCCTCTTGGCTGGATTAGATAACGGTTTTAATTATCTATTTGATGAAGAAGAAACAACACTAACGAATCAACTGCCATTTAATCCATTGAAGGATCCCGAGCTATATGAAAAATCGTTAAAAAATGACTGGGGCATCCAGTTTTCACACACGATTGAGGAACAAATAGGGGGACAATTACAGGCAGGCTTTATCCTAACGGATATTTTCCAAGATACAAATGGTTCAGGTAAACTTCATGAATTTAATGTCCCCACTTTTTATGCAACAAGAGCGATCAAAAAGTAGCTAGGAAGTTTATCGTGATTAATTGTTTAGGGAGTGTCGAGAATATGAAGCAAAGTTTATTTCATGCATTGGAAGGTAAACATATCTCCTTTAAGGAATTAAGCACAACTGATGCTGAAGAAATCCATCACTATGCATCAGATATGGAAGTCTCACGTTTTATTGGCTGGAATTTAATGAACAGTTTGGATGATACGAGAGAACTTATTGAAACGATGGTAAACCGTGAGGCAGCAGGTACGCATTTATATGCGTCTATTGTTCAAAAATCAACTCAAGAAATTATCGGAACAGCGATGATATTCAATTTTGATCATGAAGCAAACCACGCAGAAATCGGCTATGTTTTTCATCGAGACCATTGGGGGAAAGGCTATGGTACGGAGTGTGTGGCCATGATTAGTGATTTCGCATTTGAATCCCTTCATCTGCACAAACTCCATGCCAGTGTGGTGGATGCAAATGTTGGCTCTGCAAGGATTCTTGAAAAGAATGGCTATGAATTAGAAGGAGAATTAAGGGATCACTATTTTATTGACGAAACCTTTTTTAACGCATTACTGTTCGGAAAAATTCAAACAAAAAAAGAGTAAGATAAACATGATCTTATGAAGGACCTCCATTGGAGGTCCTTATAGTCTTCTTTAATTGGACGTTTTGTTTATTTACTCTTCAAAGAAACAGAAAACTCTCCAAGTGTATTTTCTCCCCATTTAAGAGCAAATCGATCACCTTCCGCAACTGGCCCGACACCCTCCGGCGTTCCTGTAAAAATGATATCTCCTTTTCCTAGACCAAAATGTAACGCACAAAAATCAATTATAGTCTGTAAATCAAAGATCATATTTTGAATATTCCCTCGCTGAACTTCCTCCCCGTTCTTCTGAAGAGCAAAATCGAATTGCTTGCATCTTTCTAAACCCGGAAATTCAATAAATTGAGTCAATACAGCAGAGTGTGGAAAACCCTTTGCAAGTAGCCAAGGATATCCCTTTTTCTTTAACTCACTTTGTACATCCCTTAGAGTAAAATCTATCCCCAGCGCCATACGATCAACGAGTTCTTCCACTTTCATTCCCTTTTCATATGACTTCGCAATATGTACAACCCACTCCACTTCATAATGAATAGAACCACGATCACCAGGCAACTCGATCTCTTGTCCGCTTGTCTCCACCAAAGCGTGCGTCGGTTTAGAAAACAAAAAAGGGGAAGTGGGAATTTCGTTTTTTAACTCCTTTGCATGTGATTCATAATTCCGGCCAACACAGTAAATATTTCGAATAGAATTCATCAAAAAATCTCCTTTCACTAAATGACCTTATTAATACAAGATACATTTTTTACTTGCAAATATATTTCTAATATAAATTTTAACAGAAGAACTAATATATGAAGATTTAGTATGATGTAGCATTTTGGTACGTATATTTTATCCAGTCGGTTTTGAGGGAAATACAAATCATTTGAATTGTATAGTCTGCAAAAAAGAATCCAAACTAAAAAAGCGAATTACCAATTCACAAACGCAAACTGGTAGAGGTGGTGTAAAAATGTCTAAAAAGAAGAACAAAGAAATAAGGAATAATCCAGCAATGCCAACAACAGATGTAGAATTCGCGCAAGACGGACTTGAAAGGGTAGCATTAAAGGCTCAAGAAAAAAAGAAAAAGTAACCAAGAGGCCTAAAGCCGAAATCACTCCAAACTATTTAAAAAAAGTGGAGGAATTAGATCTTTTAAAGAAAAAGAGTCATTCGATTTAGTCATCGATTGGCTCCTTTTCTACTTAGGTAAAGAATAATCTTTCGAAATTCTTGCTACTAAACTACTATAATTTTTGGTTTGCTTTTATTAACAATGCAATCTGCTGTTCATCTGTTCGTGAAATCTGTTCCAGTTGATTAATAACTAACTTTTGTCGCTGCGAGGTATGGTTTTGACTTAACTTTGCTTTTCCTTCTATTTTGTTAATTTTAATTTTGAATCCTTGAATTCCTTTGTTCATACCAGCGAGAAACTCAGCATCTACGTCTAGCAAATTGTAGGAACTATCAGGATCTTCGTACTTCAATACCATATCATGTAAGGAGCTCATTAACTCCTGTTCATCCTCTAATAGTTCGACTTCTCCGTAAACATGAACGGTCACATAATTCCAGGTTGGAACTGCTTTGTTCGTCTCATACCAAGATGGGGAGATATAGCAATGCGGACCATGAAAAATAGCTAAGACCGTTTGATTTTCGATATCTTTCCACTGGGGATTCGGACGCGCAACATGTCCATATAAGTAAGAATGATCCTTGTTTAGATTTAACGGTAAATGAGTCGCAAAAGGCATTCCATTATGTTGAGAAATAAGGGTCGCAAAACTATTTTCCTTGATAATGTCGAAGGCCTCTGTTTCATCTTTGATTTTAAAATGGGCAGGAATATACATGTTTTTTTCTCCTCTCTGAATCTTTTCTTAGAATTTTAGTTATTTTTCTAACTAGAATTTCATTGAAGTACACCCTTTAATAATGTTATGTAAGAGTCTTAGTCATGATCATGTCTATTTGTTCTTCATCGCCCATATAAAAAGAG encodes:
- a CDS encoding DUF4153 domain-containing protein, with translation MDSNNYIIENMANPHELEKMYRKDPKTFKKSFSHAWEQNPDSQVLDVWYERLHFKEKAHTEKSSFFQKGFLFMGILSILAGISIRIIFHFVEQEAIAPINLAFGIIPFIAAYFVYYNTPKKSVVFSLAALFLISGFFLNMLPLNNKDSITLAYLHLPIFLWVLVGLAFTGNEYAKGSSRLAYIKFNLEFCILYASMAVSGMVLAALTMQLFSFVGLDIEDFYFSNVVLFGAAALAIVAAYLVSMNLKLAKNITPYIAKIFSPLVLVTLLVYLITVIWVGKNPFLDRNFLIAFNGILLGVLAVTIFSITESDSDEKKNISDYINFALIVLALIFDSVALSAIVFRLSSYGITPNRLAVLGVNILICANLIWIMISYIRFLQNKSGLSAIQDAVTKYLPVYGLWAAFVTFIFPIIFN
- a CDS encoding fumarylacetoacetate hydrolase family protein, which codes for MNSIRNIYCVGRNYESHAKELKNEIPTSPFLFSKPTHALVETSGQEIELPGDRGSIHYEVEWVVHIAKSYEKGMKVEELVDRMALGIDFTLRDVQSELKKKGYPWLLAKGFPHSAVLTQFIEFPGLERCKQFDFALQKNGEEVQRGNIQNMIFDLQTIIDFCALHFGLGKGDIIFTGTPEGVGPVAEGDRFALKWGENTLGEFSVSLKSK
- a CDS encoding glutamine synthetase family protein encodes the protein MLSKKQVLEIVEKEKVEFIRVEFLDYAGVTRGRTIRPAQLMNAMEKGINFSTAIMSFDVFDEYIPNPAYGPNDGDFFAVPDPSTFAILPYRKNTARMICDLVDINGDPWPGCPRSAFKRLLNEVESILGGKMNMAFEQEAYLLKEIDGQLVPADNSHCFSTEGADIQEDFIQEFVHSLEAMGVETEQLSSEFGPGQLEINLKYTNALKAADDQVTFMHLFKQIARDKGMVGTLMPKPFQHLAGSGLHVHISLYDETGENLFEDTTDHRGLDMSEKAYHFIGGLLKHGSSLVAIGAPSVNSYKRMQPGSWAPAHICYGSGNRSVLVRIPEKRRARRFEYRGADGTSNPYLLAACIVAAGLRGIQNNIDPGEPIEFDVSAASEFQLKERGISWVPRSLKEAIDCLAEDSVLAQTIGRSIWEEFIKIKRTEWDKYSRYVSDWERNIFSARF
- a CDS encoding VOC family protein, with the translated sequence MSISLNPYLIFNGNTREAVHFYEKALGGKVMDITTFGDMPEDPNYPLTDDMKNRVMHAHLKVGEADLMFSDTYEGMPYQPGNTIQMAIHPKEEARAREIFTALEDGGQVIMPLQKTDWSPLYGQVKDKFGVTFQVNVPAEQP
- a CDS encoding undecaprenyl-diphosphatase; the encoded protein is MNYKLFHAINQNAGHHPFLDGLMAFVTKDALIVYTVVLLLMWIFGKEKYKYAVVYAAITGAIALFINYILGHIYDEPRPFVTHHVNLLIQHAKDSSFPSDHTTGAFSLALAVVMRHRKIGFGMLLFAILTGISRIYVGHHYPFDVLGSMIVALLTSMLVYKFSSVFEPLGRIIISIYNRIPLVPKTEQGLSK
- a CDS encoding FMN-binding negative transcriptional regulator, encoding MYIPAHFKIKDETEAFDIIKENSFATLISQHNGMPFATHLPLNLNKDHSYLYGHVARPNPQWKDIENQTVLAIFHGPHCYISPSWYETNKAVPTWNYVTVHVYGEVELLEDEQELMSSLHDMVLKYEDPDSSYNLLDVDAEFLAGMNKGIQGFKIKINKIEGKAKLSQNHTSQRQKLVINQLEQISRTDEQQIALLIKANQKL
- a CDS encoding helix-turn-helix domain-containing protein, with the protein product MAIIINIDVMLAKRKMSVTELSEKVGITMANLSILKNGKAKAIRLSTLEAICKALECQPGDILEYKSDEDS
- the pssA gene encoding CDP-diacylglycerol--serine O-phosphatidyltransferase, yielding MFHQIVKAVPNLFTIGNFLCGVLSITFNMSGFIEVASILIFFSAVFDLLDGRVARTLKVNSEFGVVLDSLADIVSFGVAPALLFHSIAAPSILTSLAFIIFPTMGALRLARFSVKPTIGYFKGLPIPAAGLPLAGMGFFSYSNAWITLILAILMVSPIRVKKF
- a CDS encoding GNAT family N-acetyltransferase, translating into MKQSLFHALEGKHISFKELSTTDAEEIHHYASDMEVSRFIGWNLMNSLDDTRELIETMVNREAAGTHLYASIVQKSTQEIIGTAMIFNFDHEANHAEIGYVFHRDHWGKGYGTECVAMISDFAFESLHLHKLHASVVDANVGSARILEKNGYELEGELRDHYFIDETFFNALLFGKIQTKKE
- a CDS encoding type 1 glutamine amidotransferase, with protein sequence MKIHFIQNDELATPGFIEEWVNGKKYSLSRTRMYDGEAFPSMDQFDLLIILGGRMGAYEESIFPWLIQEKQFIREAIDQGKWILGICLGSQLLADVLGGKVYPHTHQEIGWWPVEKTEEAGNSKLFTGVPQSLIAFQFHGDTFDLPVGAIRLASNSGCTNQAFSYGDRVLGLQFHPEFTGEMIDGLEHMFGSQIREGEFIEKPQQWVNQNQHLNGAKSMLFTILNNFEANISKKK
- a CDS encoding GNAT family N-acetyltransferase — translated: MKPENSIQYYCCTEVEDRFIYQAFHTGFSDYIIKMDISEDVFLARFFGPEGNRRENSFIAFDQDEPVGVILGGLKIYEGFQTMRCGTLAVHPAYRGKGISQRLFELHKEEAVKHGCKQLFLEVIVGNDRAVRFYEKLGYEKIYDIVYYTLADVSNFEKLRSEFSINRIDFEEFKQAAENWDYHINWQNDLDFIEKTNNTYFYHAMMQDRLAGCLAISAAGTIHFLMVDKKERGKGAGTQLLQTAALDLHLTRMSAGFPNNSLLEGFLKKKGFKKGELKQFEMYLLL
- a CDS encoding DUF2975 domain-containing protein, with the protein product MEQVRTLFLKIAVIFLGVPVLALCIFLVPEMAELAAKLLPEFALIKYLVFIVFDASAIPYYFALYQAFKLLRYIDKNKAFSDLSVSALKKIKYCAITISILHVLVWPLFYIFAEVDDAPGVIFVGLVVPFASMVIAVFAAVLQKLLQEAIDIKSENDLTV
- a CDS encoding PH domain-containing protein translates to MAATQAILQWTFISECPIPNDVNELLVDGEVAMAAYKTIRDSAIFTNKRLIVRDAQGLTGKKVEIYSLPYSSINMWSTENAGSFFDVNAEVELWTRAGHIKVNLKKGVDIRKFDKLIANALL
- a CDS encoding class I SAM-dependent methyltransferase — its product is MDQKYIELNSKTIDKWVEEGWVWGQPISHEIFEKAKNHDWFVVLTPTKPVPKEWFGDIKGAEILGLASGGGQQMPIFSALGANCTVLDYSEKQLESEREVAKRENYEINTVRADMTKPLPFEDESFDLIFHPVSNCYVEDVVPIWKECYRVLKKGGILLAGLDNGFNYLFDEEETTLTNQLPFNPLKDPELYEKSLKNDWGIQFSHTIEEQIGGQLQAGFILTDIFQDTNGSGKLHEFNVPTFYATRAIKK